GTTGTTGTGGTTTGGGTGAGTTGTGGTCGGGTAAGTCATGGTTAAGCGTCAGCTGTTTGGCAGCTTTATGGTCAGAGGTTATGTGGACGGGCGTTGTGTGGTCAGGAGTGGAGTGGTTGCGAAGTGTGTGTTCGGGCGATGTGTGGACGGGGATTGTGTGGTTGTGCGACGAGCAGTGGTCAGACAAGTTGTGAAGTGGTGAGGAATCAAGGATAGGTGGCAAGTGAATGTCGGAGTTGAAGAATAAAGGATAAAACTTTTCTAAAGATTTAAACAGAAGAACATAGAGTTGAGGTTTATATCGAGAACTCAGACAAAACTAAACCACCACTTCCTCCTCCTCATGTCCTCCACCTCTGTATCCAAATCCACCACCATAGCATCCACCATCACAGCATCCACaaccacctcctcctcttcacgTCTTCTACTTCCGTATCTACATCTGCCACCACGGCATCTACCATCGCGGCATCCACCACCACAATCAGACAAGAAACTAACTTTTCATATATGAATCTATTAGATATATCTATGAAATTAGGAACAGAGAAACACGATTGAGAATGAATTGGAGTTTATGGATTCATGGTGTGACTCACCAATGGTCGAGGATGAAGAGCTGGAGAGGCTAATCCGGCGGAGCAGTCTCAGATCGAGTGAAAGCTAGAGGTGGAGACATAGTACGAAACGTAAATCACCTTCCATGAAGAAACGTAAATCACCTTCCATGAAGAAACAACGGCGGCAGAGACATAGTACGAAACGTAAATCACCTTCCATGGCGGGTTTTTCTCAATCGACGGTGGTTGGCCTTGGTTGATGACGAAATCGACTATCGCCGGAGAGGATCTGATTTTTAGAAAGTTGATTAGGGTTTCTGAAGTTTGAGTTTCTAGATCTACAAGAAGTCGAGGGAAAGATAAACTTTGTCTCTTGGAATCTACAAAATGAGAGTGAAAAatctattatttgttttattgttacTAGTTAGGAAAACCAAGAACCAGTTATTCTGGTTAGAGAATTCATGAAACTCATTTTCACTAAGAGTTGAGGGTTAAGCTAGACATTGCACTAAGAGAAAGTGTCCACTATAACTAAAGTGGCTTAAAGTGTAATTCATAAGATGAATTGTGTCAGTGGGCGTAAATCTTTctaagataaaattttaaaagtaaacagATCTGTGACAATGTATATGAAATGTGAACAAATGTTTTTTCCCCCAAGTAAGTACTTCTAGGGACGGTACGGACCAAGTAAACAAAGACGAAAAAGTCCTTAATATGTGTCGACGCAAGCGTATGCTGAGGAAAGGGTATTACAGGAATCTGCAGGTAAGAATAAAGAGTATTAAATGAATGCTGATGATCTACCGAACAGATGCATGTGACCACCCACTTCCCTATTATTGCCAGTGCCACCGCTCATTTATCTTTTCCCTCTCTctccaatttttaaaattttatttctctaAGAATcgtgtttaatttaatttattagtaTTTCGCAGTTTGCTTTCATTTATTCGTTTTGTTAATCTTTATGGAATTTTCCCAGTAAAATTGTTAGTACTTTCTACGGCGACCAGTATAATGATGGTCCTTTATTTAGTTAGTAATCAAGAACCATAACTTTTATAtcttgtttgacaaaaaaaaaaaaaaaaacttttatatctttACATATGCGAAACACTCCAAAACAATACGGATTTTATCTTTAATTAATAGTAATAATGAAATGAGTGCTATCAATTTCAAAGGTGACAAGAAAAGGGATTGAAGGTGATGCGTACTTGACTTCTCGGTGAAGAAGAGAGAACAAACAAGCAGGAAACAGAGATTTAATTTTAACATAAAGTACAGAAAGAattacttttttaatttttctgaaaaaaacaaatattgaaaGAAAAGGTTTTATTATTCGTTCTTACACTTTTCCCATCTGTATCAGCAAACAACCCATGTTCATAGTTCCTCCACCAGATAACCCTATCAGCTTCTCTGTTCCTTTCTCCAGACAAAAGTTTTCCTCTTTCGTTCAGACCCAGATCTTTGTTCTTTTCGGTTCTTCATCCCCATTTTGGTTTCTCTTTTTCACTGAAAGAATCCTACTTTTTGTCTTTGTACCTCTTGTGGGCTCTCTCCTGTTCAGATCTAGCAGCTTATTGGATCATATACTGAAAAAATTGGGATCTTTAGTTTGTTTTGTTAACTTTGCATTGCTTTCTTGAAAAGAAAGATTCACCATTTTGGGATTTGATTGCCTAAAAGGCTGTTCATTTCtgcttgagagagagagagagagagagagagagagtttctttCTTTGAGCATCGTTGTGAGCCCTTGCAGAGCTCTTTGAGTGGCTGCTATGTTGAAGCAGAGGAAGAAGTTTATGGAACTTGTGCTATGTCTGTTGATAATCTTCACTTTTGTTGTTGGCTACGGAGAAGCTCAGTCCAAGAGTTTCCTTGTTGATTGCGGCTCAAACACCTCAACCAAAGCAGATGGAAGGATATGGGTTGGAGACTTGTCTCCCAACAACAGTTTGTCACTTAGTTCATCAGGACTTGATGCCACTTCATCCACACCGTTAAAGAGTTCTTCCTTTGCTGAGATTTACAAGTCTGCTCGTGTCTTCACGACCACGCTAAACTACTCATTCCACGAGATACCTCAAGGAAGCTACTTCGTTAGACTTCACTTCAGCCCTTTCCCCATGGAAAACCACAACGTGAACGAGTCTTCTTTCAGCGTGTACGCGAATGGTCTGAGACTGATGCTTGACATCAACATCCAGGGAGAAATCGCGCATAAGAACCTCGTCTTGCTAAGCTCTGGTCACAATGCTACCGCCTCTTCTCTGGTTAAAGAGTTTCTGTTACCCATAGGACCGGAGAAACTGGTTTTGAGTTTCATACCAGAGAAAGAATCTTTCGGCTTTGTCAACGCTATTGAGATTGTTCCTGTGGTTGACAAGCTTTTCAAAGATTCGGTTACTAAAGTTGGTGGAAGCGAGGTGGAGCTTGGTTTGAGCCAACGTGGGGTCGAGACTATGTATAGGCTCAACGTTGGTGGTCCAAAGCTAGGTCCAAGCCAAGATCTGAACCTGTATAGAACATGGGAAACTGATTCAAGCTACATGGTGATTGAAAACGCTGGTGAACACGTCGACAACAGCTCGAGTATCACATACGCTTCGGCTGATGAGTCACCTGTGGCTCCTCTTCTTGTTTACGAGACCGCTAGGACCATGTCATCAGACACTGAAGTCTTGGAGAAAAGGTTCAACATCTCTTGGAAGTTCGAAGTGGATCCTAACTTCGATTACCTGGTCAGGCTCCATTTCTGCGAGCTGGTTGTTGATAAGCAGAACCAGAGGATATTCAGGATATACATCAACAACCAGACTGCTGCTGGTAACTTCGATATATACGCTCATGCTGGTGGGAAGAACAAAGCTATTTATCAAGACTACTTCGATCCTGTCTCCTCCAAGAACGACGTTCTCTGGATTCAGCTTGGACCTGACACATCAGCTGGCGCTTCGGGGACTGATGCTCTTCTCAGCGGTCTTGAGATTTTCAAGCTAAGCAAAAACGGGAATCTTGCTCATCTCGTGAGGTTTGATTCGTCTGGTCACTCGGTGGATAACTCGAGGATGAGGATTATTTGGATCAGCGTTGGTGCAAGTGTAGCAACTATCATTCTTTTCGCGTTCTTGGTGACTATGGTTGTGTGTTTGTGCAAGA
This region of Brassica napus cultivar Da-Ae chromosome C5, Da-Ae, whole genome shotgun sequence genomic DNA includes:
- the LOC106410854 gene encoding probable receptor-like protein kinase At1g30570, translated to MLKQRKKFMELVLCLLIIFTFVVGYGEAQSKSFLVDCGSNTSTKADGRIWVGDLSPNNSLSLSSSGLDATSSTPLKSSSFAEIYKSARVFTTTLNYSFHEIPQGSYFVRLHFSPFPMENHNVNESSFSVYANGLRLMLDINIQGEIAHKNLVLLSSGHNATASSLVKEFLLPIGPEKLVLSFIPEKESFGFVNAIEIVPVVDKLFKDSVTKVGGSEVELGLSQRGVETMYRLNVGGPKLGPSQDLNLYRTWETDSSYMVIENAGEHVDNSSSITYASADESPVAPLLVYETARTMSSDTEVLEKRFNISWKFEVDPNFDYLVRLHFCELVVDKQNQRIFRIYINNQTAAGNFDIYAHAGGKNKAIYQDYFDPVSSKNDVLWIQLGPDTSAGASGTDALLSGLEIFKLSKNGNLAHLVRFDSSGHSVDNSRMRIIWISVGASVATIILFAFLVTMVVCLCKMRRKKSDDDSKNNPPGWRPLFLHVNNSTTNAKAAGGSLRLNTLAASTLGRKFTLAEIRAATKNFDDGLAIGVGGFGKVYRGELEDGTVIAIKRATPHSQQGLAEFETEIVMLSRLRHRHLVSLIGFCDEHNEMILVYEYMANGTLRSHLFGSNLPPLSWKQRLEACIGSARGLHYLHTGSERGIIHRDVKTTNILLDENFVAKMSDFGLSKAGPSMDHTHVSTAVKGSFGYLDPEYFRRQQLTEKSDVYSFGVVLFEAVCARAVINPTLPKDQINLAEWALSWQKQRSLESIIDPNLRGNYSPESLDKYGEIAEKCLADEGKNRPMMGEVLWHLEYVLQLHEAWLRKQNGENSFSSSQVSLEEVPESSLQACTNQDSSEAVKSQTGSTLHNMV